The Stigmatella ashevillena genomic sequence AGCGCCTGCTCCAGCATGTAGCCGGACAGCCGCGTGTCCTTGCCAATGATGACGCGGTGACGGTGCGGCCCGTTGCGAATGAGGTACGCCAACGCCCGGCCAAGCTGCATCGCGACCTCGGCGGTCATCGGGTAGACATTCGCCACCCCGCGGACGCCGTCCGTGCCGAACAACCTCTGTGACGCCCGCTCCTCCTTGGGAGACATATTCACCTTATAAGCCATGTATGCCGCCTCTCACCTTGTCCCGTACCCGAGTACCCTGGGGCGTCCCGGAGGGCCCCCTCACCGTTCTGTGCGCGCTCGAAGCTATGAAGCCGGAGACCAGCGAGCAACCTCCCCCGTGTGCATACTCTGCTTGACGACTTGCACCTTCAGTCACCTACTTTGAGCGCCTGGCCCCGTTCCTCCGTCCGTGGCGCCTCGCACCGCATCGACCACCGCGAGCGCATCCTTCGCCTCGGCCACGTCGTGCACCCGGACAAAGTCCGCCCCGCCCCAGGCCGCCATCCCCGCGATTGAACCCAGCGTGGCCGCCAGCCGCTCGAGGGGGGGCTTGCCCCCGGTGAGCGCGCCCAGGAACCCCTTCCGGCTGGTGCCCACCAGCACGGGGAGCCCCAACACCCGGAGGTCGGCCAGCCGACGCAACAGGAACAGGTTGTGCCCCAGCGTCTTTCCGAAGCCAATGCCGGGATCCACCAGGATGCGCTCCCGGGCCACGCCTGCTTCGACGGCCCGGTTCACCCCCTCCTCCAGGAAGGCGAGCACCTCGCCCAGGAGATCCTCATAGTGAGGCGCCGCCTGCATCGTCTCCGGGGTGCCTTTCAGGTGCATGAGGCAACAGGCGGCCCCGGCTTCCGCCACCACGCGCGGCAGCTCCGGGTCGAAGTGGAAGCCGCTGATGTCGTTGATCAACGCCGCGCCGGCCTTGAGCGCCTCGCGCGCCACGGCCGCCTTGGTGGTGTCCACGGACAGGGGAACGGACGTGCGCGCCCGGAGCCCTGAAAGGACGGGCAACACGCGCTCCAGCTCCTCCTCGGCGGACACGGGCCGGGAACCCGGCCGGGTGGACTCCCCGCCCACGTCCAGCACGTCCGCTCCCGCCTCCGCCAACTTCAGCCCATGGGCAATGGCCGCCTCCGCCGAGGCATGGCGGCCCCCATCGGAGAAGCTGTCGGGCGTCACGTTCACCACGCCCATGACGTAGGTGCGCTCCCCAAAGGGGAAGTCCCGCTCGCCCAGACGCAGGGGGGCGGGTGCCGCCGCCGAGGCCAATCCATGGACCAGCGCGGCCACCAACCCCGCGAGCGGGGCATCCTCCCGAGCGAAGGCCACCAGCCGCTCGAACTGCTCTCGCCGACCCAGAAGGAGGCCCGTGCCCAGGCGAGTCTTCGGGTTACCCTCGATGTACACGGGGTACTCCTCGCGCCCCGGGGCCGTGGAGGCGTCGAAGAGGCTCATCAAGAACCGGCCCTCCACGCGCGTCAGCCCCGTGAGCAGCAAGCGGTACTGGGGCAACTTCTCCAGCAGATACTCCCGGGCGGAGGTGGGAAGCCCCAGGCGCTGGAATCCGAGCGTGACCTCCTGTGGGCGCTCAGCAAGCAAGGGGTAGGCGCGAATCATGGAGAGACCTCCGGACAGGCGGCGGTGAGCGCGAAAAGCAAAAGGCCCCCCCCGCGGAGCGAGGAGGGCCAGAAAAGCACGAGAGACGACGGGCTAGGCCTTGTTCGGCTCCATCTTGGGGATGGACTCCAGCGCGTCGAGGATCTTCCGCTTGTCCTTCTTCTCGGTCGGCTTGGGCGGAGGAGCGATGAGGCGAGGCGCAGGCCGCTCACGGGTCAGTGAGCCACCCTGGAGGATGACATTCACATCCTCGGCATCCAGGGTCTCGTACTCCACGAGCGCCTCGGAGATGCGCTGGAGGGCGTCCTTGTGGTCGGTGAGCAACTGCTTGCCGCGCTCGTAGCAACCGATGACGATGCCGCGCACCTCGGCGTCAATCTGCCGCGCCGTGTCCTCGGAGTAGTCCTTCGAGGAGTTGAAGTCGCGGCCGAGGAACACCTCGCCCTCGCTCTTGCCGAATGCCAGGGGCCCCAGCTTCTCGCTCATGCCCCAGCGGCAGACCATGGCGCGGGCCGTCTCGGTGGCACGCTCGATGTCGTTCGACGCGCCACTGCTGACCTCGTTGTGCAGCAGTTCCTCGGCGAGCCGTCCACCCATGGCCATGGTGATCTGATCGAGGATCTGCTTCTTGTACCCGTTGACCTTGTCCTCGGTGGGCAAGCTCCAGGTGACGCCCAGGGCCTGGCCGCGCGGGATGATGGTGACCTTGTGTAGGGGATCGCACCCGGGCAGGAGCTTGGCGAGCAGCGCGTGACCGGCCTCGTGGACCGCGGTGTTCCGCTTCTCCTTCTCGGTCATGATCATGGACTTGCGCTCCGGGCCCATGAAGACCTTGTCCTTGGCGGCCTCGAAGTCGCTGAGATCCACGCGCTCCTTGTTCTGGCGCGCGGCCATCAGGGCCGACTCATTGACGAGGTTCTCCAGATCCGCGCCCGTCATGCCAGGGGTGCCGCGGGCAATGACCTCCAGCTCCACGTCCGGAGCCAGGGGGACCCGGCGCGTGTGCACCTTGAGGACGCCCAACCGGCCCTTGAGGTCCGGGCGGGGCACCACGATGCGCCGGTCGAAGCGGCCAGGGCGCTGGAGCGCGGGATCCAACACGTCCGGGCGGTTGGTGGCGGCGATGAGGATGACGCCCTCGTTGGACTCGAAGCCATCCATCTCCACCAGCAACTGGTTGAGCGTCTGCTCGCGCTCGTCGTGACCGCCGCCCAGGCCCGCGCCACGGTGGCGGCCCACGGCGTCGATTTCATCGATGAAGATGATGCAGGGGGCGTTCTTCTTGCCCTGTTCGAACAGGTCGCGCACGCGGCTGGCGCCCACGCCCACGAACATCTCCACGAAGTCCGAGCCGGAGATGGAGAAGAACGGCACGCCTGCCTCGCCGGCCACCGCGCGGGCGAGCAACGTCTTGCCCGTGCCCGGCGAGCCCATCATCAGCACGCCCTTGGGGATGCGGCCCCCCAGCTTGGTGAACTTCTTGGGGTCCTTGAGGAAGGCGACGATCTCCTCGAGCTCTTCCTTGCACTCATCGGCACCGGCCACATCGGCGAACGTCACCTTGTTGTGGCTCTCGTTGAGGAGCTTGGCCTTCGACTTGCCGAAGGTCATCGCCTTGCCGCTGCCGCCCTGAAGCTGGCGCATGAAGAAGATGAAGAACAGGAACAGGAAGACCACCGGCATCCACTGGCCGAGGATGGTCAGCCAGAGGTTGTTCTGCTCCTCCTTCTCGTATTTCACGTCCACGCCCATGTCCTGCAGCTTCGTGAGCATGGTGGTGTCCGCGGCAGGGCCCGTCGTACGGAACCGCGCCTTGGTGTCAACGTAGTCGCCTGAGTACGTGTTGCCCTTGACCGAGACGGCTCGGACCTTCTTTTCCTCAACCTTCGCTAGCAGCTGCGTGAAGGTGGGCTCCTCAACCTGCTCGTTGCCCTGTGAGAAGAAATTGTAGAAAGCCACGAACAGGACGATCAGGATGACCCAGAGGCCAATGGTCTTGTAAGTCGAACGCACGTGTCTGCTGCCCTTTCGATGCTCGGCGGGATGGGGGGCCACGCTTCAAAACTTCCAAACATTCCAGCATGTTGTCCCGACGCCAGCGAGCCGCTCGACGTTGGACCGTATCAGCAACAACAAAAAGCCCTCAACTATTTAAGGGCCTGAGAACAACCCCCATTTCTCAGCCTGGGTACTCTATAACGAAGCGCTGCCTCTTCTGCTTGAGCCTGGAGGCGCCGCCCACAGGGACTGTCTGGAAACCACCTTCTCCAGAGCCGCCGCCGTCCACAGCCCCGGCACCCAGAGCACCTCGCCCCGCGCGTCCACGACGACAGGCAGGAGATCTCGACGCTCGGCAGGGACCCGCAGGTCCACGAAAACATCCTGCAGCTTGCGCGACCCGCTCTTGCCGCGGAGCCGATCTCCCGGGCGGCGAAGCCGAACGGTGAGGGGCCAGCACGTCTCCTCGGACAGCCGCAGGACGAGCGAGCCTGGGCACTCCTCGCGTTCCCGCACCTCGAAATGCCAGCCCGTCTCCGCCCAGGTGCCCGAGGCTCCAGGCCCCTCCAGCGACAGCGCCGCCATCGAGGCCCGGGCCACCGCCGCCCTGACGCACCGCACCAATCCCCCGGAGGCACGCAGCTGGAGGCCCTGGCTCAGCGTCGTGGCGCGTCCCCGGGCCACTGCCTCAAGCACCCGGCCCAGGGTCGCCGCATCCACGACGGCCCCTGCCTCTGCCAGCAGACGGGCGAGCACCCGGCGGCGCAGCGGAAGTTCCAGCGCCCGGAGGCCCACCGCATCCAGTCCGCCCCCGTCACACGTCAGGCGGTCCCACGCGGCATGGGCCAGCGATTGGAGCAAGGCATCATCCTCGGCCGCCAGCCGTGCGAACGAGGCCAGTCGCTCCGTCACGGGGTAACCCACGGCCTGGGTGAGCGCGGGAAGCACGGTGTGGCGGATCCGTGAGCGGAGGTAGCGCGGATCCGCATTCATCGGATCCACCGCGAAGCCCATGCCCTGCTCCCGCATGAAGTGCTCCATGTCCTCCCGAGTGAGCTCGAGCAGAGGGCGTACGAGCATCCCCCGCGTGGACAAGATGCCCGTGGCGCCCCGGAGAGAAGCTCCCCGGGCGAGCCGCATGAGGAGCGTCTCCGCTTGATCCGATGCGGTGTGCGCGGTGGCGATCGCCGCCAGCCCCCTCTCCAAGCAGACCTCCTCGAGCGCCGCGTACCGGGCCTCGCGCGCCCGCATCTCCAAGCCAGAGCCCGCCTTCAAGTGAAGCGGGCGCACGTGACAGATCATCTTCTGGAGCGCAGCCAGACGCTCGACCGTTCGCACCTCTTCCATGGCCTCGGGCCGCAGGCCGTGATCCAACGTGGCCACTTCCACCGTGAGCCCCAAGCGCTCGCGCACGAGCGCCGTGCCCAGAAGCAACGCGGTGGAATCCACGCCTCCCGAGACGGCGAGCAACACGGATCCGCGAAGGAGGCCCGCGGAACGAAAGGACGCCTCGAGCGTCTTGCAGAGGAGTGCGGTAGCGCGGGTGGAGCGGGGCATCAAGAGAGAGAGGGGAATGAATTTTCCGCTGACCACGTTACATGGCACGCAGGTGGGAAGAAGGTGCAGGACGCAGGGCTTGTGAGCCCCTCACGGGTAAGCAGGTTGAAGGCAGGCCGGAATAGATGACTGGGCCTCCCCTGTTGATTATCAGAGAGTTGCTCTCGAAAATTCTTGACGTTGGGCCTAGGGGTCCCCCCCCTCCCCCTCTGGGCCCACGGGGCCGCTGGGATAATTTTCCGGCGGTCCCTCTTTCCGGAACGCCCCGGGCCTTTTTCAAGGCCCGGGGCGTTTCCCCTTTCGGCCCTAAAGTCGCCTCATCCCGAAGAGTTGCGTGTGGGGCCTCCGAAACCGTTGACCGGCTAGTGCGTCTGTCGGATAACCCCCCCGGTGTGTACAGGTCGTCACCTCGCATCCACTCCGGAGACTCGGTATGGCAGGCACCGACAAGCGTAAGCAGTCGCTGTACTTCCCCGAAGAGATGTTGAAGGAAATCCAGGAAGAGGCGACCCGCCAGGACCGCTCCCTGTCATGGGTCGTGCAGCAGGCGTGGAAGATCGCTCGTGAGCGCATCAAGGCCTTCCCCGCCGTCAATGATGTTACCGGCGACGAACGCCAAGATCCCCGCGAGGAGTAACCACGAGCATGTCGTCCACAGATCATCGCAAGCAGAGTCTCTATTTCCCGGAGGATATGCTCGAGGAGATCCAGCGCGAGGCGACTCGGCAGGATCGCTCGCTCTCCTGGATCGTCCAGCAAGCGTGGAAGGTGGCTCGCGGGGACATCCGGAAGATGCCTTCCGTCAACGACGTGCTCAGCCCGGTGGTCGCCAAGCCGGCGCCCGTGGCGCCCGCGGTGACGCCTCCGCCGGTGGCCACGGTTGACGGAGAGCCCAAGCCGTAAGGGCCGTTTTGCCCCGGCCCTCCTTCGTGTGGGCCGGGGTGGATTGATGCTGTCTTCGAAGCACCCGGATCACCGCGAGGGAGGTGATCCGCGCCGTTTTTTTGCCGCCCTCATGAGTGCATGCGACGTTCACGCCGCCTCCACTCCATGCGCGCGTCGCTTGCCCTCCACCTTGCCCTGTTTCGCCGCCAGAAGGCCCTGATCGCCCGGGCGGTCGAAGGTCAGTCCACCGCCTTCCGCGCCTACGAGGCCCGGTACCGGCGCCGGACGGCGAGCTACCACCAGGTTCTCCCGCTCACCACCGTGCACCAGCAGGTTCTCGCCGCGGACGTGGTGTACGTCGGCGACTACCACACCCTGCCGCTGGCGCAGGAGACGTACCTGGGATTGGTGGAACGGACCCTCTCCACTGGCCGCCGGACCGTGCTGGCGCTGGAGTGCGTGGAGGGACGGCACCAGGCCGCACTCGATGCCTACCTCGCGGGAAGATTGCCGGAGCGCTCCCTGCTGGCGCGGCTCGGGCATGCGCCAGGGCCCGATGGATGGTCCGGCTTCCGGCCCCTGCTCGCCTTCGCCCGCCGCCACCGGCTGGAGGTGGTGGGCATCGA encodes the following:
- a CDS encoding TIGR04563 family protein, whose protein sequence is MSSTDHRKQSLYFPEDMLEEIQREATRQDRSLSWIVQQAWKVARGDIRKMPSVNDVLSPVVAKPAPVAPAVTPPPVATVDGEPKP
- a CDS encoding TIGR04563 family protein, with the protein product MAGTDKRKQSLYFPEEMLKEIQEEATRQDRSLSWVVQQAWKIARERIKAFPAVNDVTGDERQDPREE
- the tilS gene encoding tRNA lysidine(34) synthetase TilS translates to MPRSTRATALLCKTLEASFRSAGLLRGSVLLAVSGGVDSTALLLGTALVRERLGLTVEVATLDHGLRPEAMEEVRTVERLAALQKMICHVRPLHLKAGSGLEMRAREARYAALEEVCLERGLAAIATAHTASDQAETLLMRLARGASLRGATGILSTRGMLVRPLLELTREDMEHFMREQGMGFAVDPMNADPRYLRSRIRHTVLPALTQAVGYPVTERLASFARLAAEDDALLQSLAHAAWDRLTCDGGGLDAVGLRALELPLRRRVLARLLAEAGAVVDAATLGRVLEAVARGRATTLSQGLQLRASGGLVRCVRAAVARASMAALSLEGPGASGTWAETGWHFEVREREECPGSLVLRLSEETCWPLTVRLRRPGDRLRGKSGSRKLQDVFVDLRVPAERRDLLPVVVDARGEVLWVPGLWTAAALEKVVSRQSLWAAPPGSSRRGSASL
- the folP gene encoding dihydropteroate synthase, which gives rise to MIRAYPLLAERPQEVTLGFQRLGLPTSAREYLLEKLPQYRLLLTGLTRVEGRFLMSLFDASTAPGREEYPVYIEGNPKTRLGTGLLLGRREQFERLVAFAREDAPLAGLVAALVHGLASAAAPAPLRLGERDFPFGERTYVMGVVNVTPDSFSDGGRHASAEAAIAHGLKLAEAGADVLDVGGESTRPGSRPVSAEEELERVLPVLSGLRARTSVPLSVDTTKAAVAREALKAGAALINDISGFHFDPELPRVVAEAGAACCLMHLKGTPETMQAAPHYEDLLGEVLAFLEEGVNRAVEAGVARERILVDPGIGFGKTLGHNLFLLRRLADLRVLGLPVLVGTSRKGFLGALTGGKPPLERLAATLGSIAGMAAWGGADFVRVHDVAEAKDALAVVDAVRGATDGGTGPGAQSR
- the ftsH gene encoding ATP-dependent zinc metalloprotease FtsH; protein product: MRSTYKTIGLWVILIVLFVAFYNFFSQGNEQVEEPTFTQLLAKVEEKKVRAVSVKGNTYSGDYVDTKARFRTTGPAADTTMLTKLQDMGVDVKYEKEEQNNLWLTILGQWMPVVFLFLFFIFFMRQLQGGSGKAMTFGKSKAKLLNESHNKVTFADVAGADECKEELEEIVAFLKDPKKFTKLGGRIPKGVLMMGSPGTGKTLLARAVAGEAGVPFFSISGSDFVEMFVGVGASRVRDLFEQGKKNAPCIIFIDEIDAVGRHRGAGLGGGHDEREQTLNQLLVEMDGFESNEGVILIAATNRPDVLDPALQRPGRFDRRIVVPRPDLKGRLGVLKVHTRRVPLAPDVELEVIARGTPGMTGADLENLVNESALMAARQNKERVDLSDFEAAKDKVFMGPERKSMIMTEKEKRNTAVHEAGHALLAKLLPGCDPLHKVTIIPRGQALGVTWSLPTEDKVNGYKKQILDQITMAMGGRLAEELLHNEVSSGASNDIERATETARAMVCRWGMSEKLGPLAFGKSEGEVFLGRDFNSSKDYSEDTARQIDAEVRGIVIGCYERGKQLLTDHKDALQRISEALVEYETLDAEDVNVILQGGSLTRERPAPRLIAPPPKPTEKKDKRKILDALESIPKMEPNKA